The following is a genomic window from Gemmatimonadota bacterium.
GACGGCCGTGGTGGAGCCGGGGCTGGTCGAGGCCTACGCCACCTACATGCGGGCGCGGCACATCGCCGACGTGCTGGCCACCGGGTGCTTCACCGGTGCCGTGTTTGAGCGGACCGACGCCACCACCTTCCGGGCCCGGTACCAGGCCGCCTCGCAGGCCATGGTGGATGCCTACCTCCGCGACCAC
Proteins encoded in this region:
- a CDS encoding DUF4286 family protein; the encoded protein is MVTYEVTAVVEPGLVEAYATYMRARHIADVLATGCFTGAVFERTDATTFRARYQAASQAMVDAYLRDHTARLREEFAAHFPRGIVFSRAVWQEEKRWALAR